The Peribacillus sp. FSL P2-0133 genome has a segment encoding these proteins:
- a CDS encoding ABC transporter ATP-binding protein, with the protein MIEVKKISKNYGRKKILDSVSFTANKGEVTCLIGINGVGKTTTLKAIMGLTPYKGEILIDDQKMTKDSYEKITFIPDAPTMLPQMTIKQAMVFMSDFYTSWNPERANQLMGFFKLKGENRISELSKGNTAKLNLMLGLSLDVDYVLMDEPFSGIDMFSREQIADVFASHLIEDRGVIITTHEIGDIEHLIDKVILLDNGTVLKEFNTEEMREEEGKSVVDVMREVYQS; encoded by the coding sequence ATGATAGAAGTAAAAAAGATCTCCAAGAACTATGGCCGGAAAAAGATCTTGGATAGTGTTTCATTTACAGCCAATAAAGGGGAAGTCACCTGCCTGATCGGGATAAATGGTGTCGGTAAAACGACAACACTCAAAGCGATCATGGGATTGACGCCATATAAAGGTGAAATCCTGATCGATGATCAAAAGATGACTAAGGACAGTTATGAAAAAATCACCTTCATTCCGGACGCACCGACCATGCTTCCGCAAATGACCATTAAACAGGCCATGGTTTTCATGTCGGATTTCTATACGTCCTGGAATCCGGAAAGAGCTAACCAACTGATGGGGTTTTTCAAGCTTAAAGGGGAAAATCGCATTTCGGAATTGTCAAAAGGGAATACAGCCAAGCTCAACCTGATGCTAGGTCTGTCACTTGACGTGGATTATGTACTGATGGACGAACCATTTTCGGGAATCGATATGTTTAGCCGCGAGCAAATTGCCGATGTCTTTGCGAGCCACCTTATTGAAGATAGGGGAGTCATCATCACGACCCATGAAATCGGTGATATTGAACATTTAATCGACAAGGTCATTTTATTGGATAACGGTACAGTGCTTAAAGAGTTCAATACAGAAGAAATGCGGGAAGAGGAAGGAAAATCCGTAGTCGATGTAATGAGAGAGGTGTATCAATCATGA
- a CDS encoding GntR family transcriptional regulator, with amino-acid sequence MNVNTREPVYLQVVRHFKEQIAIGKFVAGQEIPSRRELAATLNINPNTAQKAYKEMEEQGLIHTERNFPSQITTNETILQAVRQELIWAAVDTFVDAIRPINVPVDELLRVVKEKYSEEIREEEEK; translated from the coding sequence ATGAACGTAAATACCCGGGAACCGGTATATCTGCAAGTCGTTAGGCATTTTAAAGAACAAATAGCCATTGGTAAATTCGTGGCCGGACAGGAAATTCCCTCCCGAAGAGAACTGGCGGCTACATTGAACATAAATCCTAATACTGCTCAAAAAGCGTATAAAGAAATGGAGGAACAGGGCTTGATTCATACTGAACGAAATTTTCCCAGTCAGATCACGACGAATGAAACGATTTTACAGGCTGTAAGGCAGGAATTGATTTGGGCAGCCGTCGATACGTTTGTCGATGCGATTCGTCCGATTAATGTACCAGTTGATGAACTGCTTCGTGTGGTTAAAGAAAAATACTCGGAAGAAATAAGGGAGGAGGAAGAAAAATGA
- a CDS encoding AAA family ATPase has protein sequence MKLDYDSQYIRGIYLNRDRISSYDHFPLDLPVIKHLQEVAFHPSVTYVIGENGMGKSTLLEGIAIAYGFNPEGGTLNFNFSNYDSHSNLDEYLRLKKGVYKPKDNFFFRAETFYNLATNIEELDREASFGSKIIDSFGGKSLHQQSHGESFFSAFVERFQGNGLYILDEPEAALSPLRQISMLARINELVQQGSQFIISTHSPIIMAYPDAKILQISDEGMSEVTLEESNHYLLMKQFFEDKDRLLHHLFE, from the coding sequence ATGAAACTAGATTATGATTCACAGTACATCAGGGGCATCTACCTGAATAGAGACCGAATATCTTCGTATGACCATTTCCCCCTTGACCTGCCGGTTATCAAGCACCTTCAAGAAGTGGCTTTTCATCCCAGTGTTACATATGTTATCGGGGAAAATGGAATGGGAAAGTCCACTCTGCTGGAAGGCATTGCGATTGCGTATGGCTTCAATCCGGAAGGCGGAACGTTGAATTTCAATTTTTCCAATTATGATTCACATTCCAATTTGGACGAATACCTCCGTTTGAAAAAAGGCGTGTACAAACCGAAGGATAATTTTTTCTTTAGGGCGGAAACCTTTTATAATTTAGCTACGAATATAGAGGAATTGGACAGGGAGGCATCGTTCGGGTCGAAAATCATCGATTCCTTCGGTGGAAAATCACTTCATCAGCAATCTCATGGGGAATCGTTTTTTTCAGCTTTTGTAGAACGATTTCAAGGCAATGGATTGTATATCCTCGATGAGCCTGAAGCTGCTTTGTCGCCATTGAGACAAATATCGATGCTGGCCAGGATAAATGAGCTTGTTCAACAAGGCTCCCAATTCATCATTTCCACCCATTCTCCGATCATCATGGCCTACCCGGATGCTAAAATCCTCCAAATTTCAGATGAGGGTATGAGTGAGGTGACTTTAGAGGAGTCCAATCACTATTTGCTAATGAAACAGTTTTTTGAAGATAAAGATCGGCTGCTGCATCATCTATTCGAATGA
- a CDS encoding YdbC family protein — MLMKWIKCQVNEENKLSFSKAQQGWGELRHCSGFMGQIGGWNKNEPYEAGILSVWKDLYSYHSFMQHQHDEIFGKSDQGSTYTNISVDIYEKIFNIGTTDITESFGKGKLLRVADCSVENDKQAGFEQVQ, encoded by the coding sequence ATGTTAATGAAGTGGATTAAATGCCAAGTGAATGAGGAAAACAAGCTTTCATTCTCAAAAGCACAACAGGGATGGGGGGAATTACGCCATTGTTCTGGTTTCATGGGACAAATCGGAGGGTGGAATAAAAATGAACCCTATGAAGCAGGCATTCTCTCCGTTTGGAAAGATCTTTATTCTTATCATAGTTTCATGCAGCATCAGCATGATGAAATATTCGGAAAGAGTGACCAAGGAAGTACATATACAAATATTTCTGTCGATATATACGAGAAAATATTCAATATAGGAACAACAGACATTACGGAATCTTTTGGCAAGGGGAAATTACTTCGAGTGGCTGACTGTTCTGTTGAAAATGATAAACAAGCCGGATTTGAGCAGGTGCAATAG
- a CDS encoding GrpB family protein has product MRKVEVVPYKKEWSKLFHDECQKLQDTFGPELIKLYHIGSTAIPAIRAKPVIDILAVVKDVECVADFNKEMEEIGYDAMGENGISGRRFFRKGGDERTHHIHMFQKGHEEIARHLAFRDYLLTHPEEAQKYSRLKQRLAAEFPDDIKGYVNEKNDFIKKVDEKAKHWAKRGDHHVNEVD; this is encoded by the coding sequence ATGAGAAAGGTCGAGGTCGTACCATATAAGAAAGAATGGTCCAAGCTATTTCATGATGAATGCCAAAAATTACAGGATACTTTCGGGCCTGAATTGATAAAGTTATACCATATTGGCAGTACAGCCATCCCGGCTATCCGTGCCAAGCCAGTAATAGATATTTTGGCAGTGGTAAAAGATGTGGAATGTGTGGCTGATTTTAATAAAGAGATGGAAGAGATAGGGTATGATGCCATGGGGGAGAACGGAATCTCTGGACGGCGGTTTTTTCGTAAAGGCGGGGATGAGAGGACGCACCATATTCACATGTTTCAAAAAGGACATGAAGAAATAGCCAGACACCTCGCTTTTCGGGATTATTTGCTGACACACCCTGAGGAAGCACAAAAGTATAGCAGGCTGAAGCAGCGCTTGGCAGCGGAATTCCCAGATGATATCAAAGGATATGTAAACGAGAAAAATGATTTTATAAAAAAGGTGGACGAAAAAGCGAAACATTGGGCGAAGCGTGGTGATCATCATGTTAATGAAGTGGATTAA